A genomic window from Nosocomiicoccus massiliensis includes:
- a CDS encoding IS256 family transposase: MTQLNFTVDMKKILEDISGSNLNEMTKGLLTLVLNQVMQEERDEYMGIGSYERNSSRKDYRNGSYRRGFTTLVGKIELEVPRTRSGEFSPQVFEKWQRKDQALVLSLIEMVVSGVSTRKVTKIVEELVGESVSKSFVSNVMKRLDPEIQDFAERSLTHNIFKYVSVDAMYIKVRENHRIVSKAVYIALGIGVDGHREVLGFKVDDAESKNHWGHFLRDLKNRGLTQPELITSDSHQGLKQAIQEEFPGTPWQRCTVHFLRNITNVMPKKGSTVARQLLREIFHTTTPQHAREAKEKFLDFVSEDPRFNHAVEILESGFDDAIQCLMCPAARQKFLKSTNALERLNSELRRRERVVRVFPNIESAFRLIGALLLDANEAYKETNRKVSAFVEAKE, encoded by the coding sequence ATGACTCAACTTAATTTTACAGTAGATATGAAAAAAATTCTAGAGGATATCTCTGGAAGTAACCTTAATGAAATGACTAAGGGTCTTCTAACTTTAGTGTTAAATCAAGTGATGCAAGAAGAACGAGATGAATACATGGGTATTGGCTCATATGAAAGAAACAGTAGTCGAAAAGACTATCGTAATGGCAGTTATCGCCGAGGGTTCACAACGTTAGTTGGAAAAATTGAACTCGAAGTCCCACGAACACGTTCCGGAGAGTTTTCACCACAGGTATTTGAGAAGTGGCAAAGAAAGGACCAGGCGCTCGTGCTTTCTTTGATTGAAATGGTAGTCAGCGGTGTGTCTACGCGTAAAGTCACTAAAATTGTGGAAGAACTAGTCGGAGAAAGTGTCTCGAAATCATTCGTATCTAACGTGATGAAACGATTAGATCCAGAAATCCAAGACTTCGCGGAGCGTTCATTAACACACAATATATTTAAATATGTATCAGTAGATGCGATGTATATTAAAGTACGTGAGAATCATAGAATCGTCTCTAAAGCTGTGTATATTGCGCTCGGTATTGGTGTAGATGGTCATCGTGAAGTACTTGGGTTTAAAGTGGATGATGCTGAGAGTAAGAATCACTGGGGGCACTTTTTACGTGACTTAAAAAATCGTGGGTTAACACAACCAGAACTCATTACTTCAGATTCACATCAAGGTTTAAAGCAGGCGATTCAAGAAGAGTTCCCGGGCACACCTTGGCAAAGATGCACAGTCCATTTCTTAAGAAACATTACGAATGTAATGCCTAAAAAAGGTTCAACTGTTGCGCGTCAATTATTGAGAGAGATTTTTCATACGACAACACCCCAACATGCACGAGAAGCAAAAGAGAAGTTTTTAGACTTTGTATCAGAGGATCCAAGATTTAATCACGCGGTAGAAATTTTAGAAAGTGGATTTGACGATGCGATTCAATGTTTAATGTGTCCAGCGGCTAGACAAAAGTTTTTAAAAAGTACAAACGCACTCGAACGACTAAATAGTGAGTTAAGACGTCGTGAGCGCGTTGTTAGAGTATTTCCAAATATCGAGTCTGCATTTCGTTTAATTGGCGCACTTCTTCTTGATGCGAATGAAGCCTATAAAGAAACAAATAGAAAAGTGAGCGCATTCGTGGAAGCTAAAGAATAA
- a CDS encoding ABC transporter permease translates to MKIAFKELKYYKFKYLMIGIILFLLAFLVMFVSSLAQGLGKDNISMIESLSGEAILIEDDSNNEIQQSVLSEDVVNDARDNGYKSLSMTPLRFENNDSVQLVYTDAVNLNIVEGSQPNGKDEILVDSTMAESYNVGDTVEVKDSDITYKISGFVKRQMYAHTPIAFTTKEGFEKIKEADVNIMVGSDEFQAEGVTTITKKDLMNGIPSYQAEQLPLNLMVVFLFVISAIVISAFFYVITIQKTKEYGILKAIGTKNMRMVSMIVTEVFVIVILSTLIAIGLTYLLSTLLPVTMPFFVNNKLVVLLFGSFMVVSLIGALLSVIKVVKIDPLTAIGGD, encoded by the coding sequence ATGAAAATCGCTTTTAAAGAACTCAAATACTATAAATTTAAATATTTAATGATCGGCATAATTTTATTTTTACTCGCATTTTTAGTCATGTTTGTTTCAAGTTTAGCACAAGGGCTTGGAAAAGATAATATTTCAATGATCGAGTCATTATCTGGCGAAGCAATTTTAATTGAAGACGATTCAAACAACGAGATTCAGCAGTCGGTGTTAAGTGAAGATGTCGTAAATGACGCACGCGACAATGGCTATAAAAGTCTATCCATGACACCTCTAAGATTTGAAAACAACGACAGCGTACAGCTCGTTTATACAGATGCTGTGAATTTAAATATTGTTGAAGGAAGTCAGCCAAACGGAAAAGATGAAATACTCGTTGACAGTACGATGGCAGAAAGCTATAACGTTGGCGATACAGTTGAAGTAAAGGACTCAGATATCACGTATAAGATAAGCGGATTTGTGAAACGTCAAATGTACGCGCACACGCCAATCGCTTTTACAACAAAAGAGGGCTTCGAAAAAATTAAAGAAGCAGACGTAAATATTATGGTAGGTAGTGATGAGTTTCAAGCGGAAGGTGTGACGACGATTACGAAAAAAGATTTAATGAACGGCATTCCGAGCTATCAAGCAGAGCAGTTACCACTCAATTTAATGGTCGTGTTTTTATTCGTCATTTCTGCGATTGTGATTAGCGCATTCTTCTACGTTATAACGATACAAAAAACGAAAGAATACGGCATTTTAAAAGCAATCGGCACAAAAAACATGCGCATGGTATCGATGATCGTCACTGAAGTGTTCGTCATCGTTATATTAAGTACACTAATTGCGATTGGCCTCACGTACTTACTGAGTACTTTATTACCAGTAACGATGCCGTTTTTCGTAAACAATAAATTAGTCGTGTTATTATTTGGATCATTTATGGTTGTATCATTAATTGGCGCACTATTATCAGTAATTAAAGTCGTAAAAATCGATCCGTTAACTGCGATAGGAGGAGATTAA
- a CDS encoding restriction endonuclease subunit S translates to MVTWEQRELGDLADVFDGTHQTPEYVDKGINFISVENIDTLIPNKFVTKDFYNKNYKNKFPEKGDVFLTRIGDVGTPRLIDKNGDMAYYVTLALLKPKNIDSSFLVSNIQSSYVQNELWRKTLHIAFPKKINLGDINKVTTKVPSINEQNKIGVFFNLIDSLITLHNKKLKFLKKLENAYSVCLFAFKSNAPLVRFSNFNNDWEMFKVKDLFTVTRGQVLSVDKISKFKTDNNKFPVYSSQTHNNGLLGYYHDFLFDTAITWTTDGANAGTVKFRSGKFYSTNVNGVLISDDGYACEAVAKIIEKETPRWVVRVGNPKLMNNVMSDITIKISSDINELEKISNIFVKINTLIELEKDIIEKYENLKKEYLNYLFI, encoded by the coding sequence ATTGTTACATGGGAGCAGCGAGAGTTGGGAGACTTAGCTGATGTTTTTGATGGAACTCATCAAACTCCAGAATATGTAGATAAAGGAATTAATTTTATAAGCGTAGAAAATATAGATACTTTAATACCTAATAAGTTCGTAACCAAGGACTTTTATAATAAAAATTATAAAAATAAATTTCCTGAAAAAGGAGATGTGTTTTTAACTAGAATTGGAGATGTCGGGACTCCGCGTTTAATAGATAAAAATGGTGACATGGCTTATTATGTAACTTTAGCATTGTTGAAACCCAAGAATATTGATTCTTCTTTTCTTGTATCAAATATACAAAGTTCTTATGTACAAAATGAGTTATGGAGAAAAACTTTGCATATTGCTTTTCCTAAAAAAATAAATTTAGGTGATATTAATAAAGTTACTACTAAGGTACCTTCTATTAATGAACAAAATAAAATTGGAGTTTTTTTCAATTTAATCGATAGCTTAATTACTCTTCATAATAAAAAGCTAAAGTTCCTTAAGAAGCTTGAGAATGCGTACTCAGTGTGCTTATTTGCCTTTAAAAGTAATGCTCCTTTAGTCAGATTTTCAAATTTTAATAATGACTGGGAAATGTTTAAAGTAAAAGATTTATTTACTGTTACAAGAGGGCAGGTCCTTTCTGTGGATAAAATTTCTAAATTTAAAACTGATAATAATAAGTTTCCTGTATATTCATCACAAACACATAATAATGGGCTGCTCGGTTATTATCATGATTTCCTATTTGATACTGCAATTACGTGGACAACAGATGGTGCAAATGCTGGAACGGTTAAATTCAGATCAGGTAAATTTTATAGTACAAACGTAAATGGCGTTCTTATATCCGATGATGGTTATGCTTGTGAAGCAGTAGCGAAAATTATAGAAAAAGAGACTCCTAGATGGGTCGTTAGAGTTGGTAATCCAAAATTAATGAATAATGTCATGAGTGATATTACTATAAAAATATCTAGCGATATTAATGAGTTAGAAAAGATATCAAACATATTTGTTAAAATAAATACTCTTATAGAGTTAGAAAAAGATATTATTGAAAAATATGAAAATTTAAAGAAAGAATACTTAAACTATTTATTCATTTAA
- a CDS encoding type I restriction-modification system subunit M, with amino-acid sequence MAEKINTKTLYQTLWNSADILRSRMDANEYKDYLLGLVFYKYLSDKMLYYISELMESPTQDLNEAQQIYEEIYSDDEDREDLLYDVQDTFSYTIKPELTFTKLMSQINDGTFELESLARGFKDIEQSSEAFEDLFEDIDLYARRLGTTDHKKNELIASVMKELSTLNLTGHAGDVLGDAYEYLIGQFASESGKKAGEFYTPQPVSELMTRIAIEGKEDKEGLTVYDPTMGSGSLMLNAKKYSNHPGKISYFGQELNNTTYNLARMNMILHGVPIAQQHLHNADTLDADWPTEEPTNFDMVLMNPPYSAKWSAEKGFLMDNRYSRYGRLAPKSKADFAFLLHGFYHLKDTGTMAIVLPHGVLFRGGAEEAIRKKLLEDGSIDAVIGLPSNLFFNTSIPTTIVILKKDRPNRDVLFIDASAEFEKKRNQNHLTEENIEKILETYRNREFVDKYAYVAEFEEIKENDFNLNIPRYVDTFEEPEPIDIKALSKEMQEINKEIAEAEKEFLAMLDELEVTDESREIIEATREMFK; translated from the coding sequence ATGGCAGAAAAAATAAATACAAAAACGTTGTACCAAACATTATGGAATTCAGCTGATATTTTACGTTCTAGAATGGATGCGAACGAATATAAAGACTATCTTCTAGGACTTGTTTTCTACAAATACTTATCTGACAAAATGTTATATTACATATCTGAATTAATGGAGTCACCAACTCAAGATTTAAATGAAGCACAGCAAATTTATGAAGAAATATACAGTGACGATGAAGACCGTGAAGACTTATTATATGATGTACAAGATACATTCTCATATACAATTAAACCTGAGTTAACTTTCACAAAGCTAATGTCACAAATTAACGATGGTACGTTTGAATTAGAATCACTTGCTAGAGGGTTTAAAGATATCGAGCAGTCATCTGAAGCATTTGAAGATCTGTTTGAAGACATTGATTTATATGCACGTCGACTTGGAACAACAGATCATAAGAAAAACGAATTAATCGCATCAGTGATGAAAGAACTGTCTACATTAAACTTAACAGGTCACGCTGGTGACGTGCTTGGTGATGCTTATGAATACTTAATCGGACAATTTGCATCTGAATCTGGTAAAAAAGCAGGGGAGTTCTATACACCTCAACCTGTATCAGAACTAATGACTCGTATCGCTATTGAAGGTAAGGAAGATAAAGAAGGGCTTACTGTATATGACCCAACGATGGGGTCGGGTTCTTTAATGCTAAACGCGAAAAAATATTCAAATCATCCAGGAAAAATCTCATATTTCGGTCAAGAACTAAACAATACGACATATAACTTAGCACGAATGAATATGATTTTACACGGTGTACCAATTGCGCAGCAACACCTACATAACGCAGATACGTTAGATGCTGACTGGCCAACAGAAGAACCTACAAACTTTGATATGGTACTTATGAACCCACCATATTCAGCAAAATGGTCTGCAGAAAAAGGCTTCCTAATGGATAACAGATATTCTAGATATGGCCGACTTGCGCCAAAATCAAAAGCGGATTTCGCATTTCTATTACACGGATTTTATCACTTAAAAGATACAGGAACGATGGCAATCGTACTCCCGCACGGTGTACTATTCCGTGGTGGTGCAGAAGAAGCAATCCGTAAAAAATTATTAGAAGATGGATCAATAGACGCGGTAATTGGATTACCTTCAAACTTATTCTTTAACACATCTATTCCAACGACAATCGTAATCCTGAAAAAAGACCGTCCGAACCGTGACGTTCTATTCATAGATGCGTCAGCGGAATTCGAGAAAAAGAGAAATCAGAACCATTTAACAGAAGAAAATATCGAAAAAATTCTAGAAACATATAGAAACAGAGAATTCGTAGACAAATATGCTTACGTTGCAGAATTTGAAGAAATAAAAGAAAACGACTTTAACTTAAACATCCCAAGATACGTCGATACATTTGAAGAGCCAGAACCAATCGATATTAAAGCATTGTCAAAAGAAATGCAGGAGATAAATAAAGAGATCGCTGAAGCGGAAAAAGAATTCCTTGCAATGCTTGATGAGTTAGAAGTGACAGATGAATCAAGAGAAATCATCGAGGCGACAAGGGAGATGTTCAAATAA
- a CDS encoding transposase, with product MTQLNFTVDMKKILEDISGSNLNEMTKGLLTLVLNQAIQEEFPGTPWQRCTVHFLRNITNVMPKKGSTVARQLLREIFHTTTPQHAREAKEKFLDFVSEDPRFNHAVEILESGFDDAIQCLMCPAARQKFLKSTNALERLNSELRRRERVVRVFPNIESAFRLIGALLLDANEAYKETNRKVSAFVEAKE from the coding sequence ATGACTCAACTTAATTTTACAGTAGATATGAAAAAAATTCTAGAGGATATCTCTGGAAGTAACCTTAATGAAATGACTAAGGGTCTTCTAACTTTAGTGTTAAATCAGGCGATTCAAGAAGAGTTCCCGGGCACACCTTGGCAAAGATGCACAGTCCATTTCTTAAGAAACATTACGAATGTAATGCCTAAAAAAGGTTCAACTGTTGCGCGTCAATTATTGAGAGAGATTTTTCATACGACAACACCCCAACATGCACGAGAAGCAAAAGAGAAGTTTTTAGACTTTGTATCAGAGGATCCAAGATTTAATCACGCGGTAGAAATTTTAGAAAGTGGATTTGACGATGCGATTCAATGTTTAATGTGTCCAGCGGCTAGACAAAAGTTTTTAAAAAGTACAAACGCACTCGAACGACTAAATAGTGAGTTAAGACGTCGTGAGCGCGTTGTTAGAGTATTTCCAAATATCGAGTCTGCATTTCGTTTAATTGGCGCACTTCTTCTTGATGCGAATGAAGCCTATAAAGAAACAAATAGAAAAGTGAGCGCATTCGTGGAAGCTAAAGAATAA
- a CDS encoding cytoplasmic protein, with protein sequence MDHITAHKYSTANKTMLESEERCGCFYCVSIFSPREITEWSIDYRDKTAICPYCGIDAVIGESVGYPLTKESLEKMHNHWF encoded by the coding sequence ATGGATCATATAACCGCTCATAAATATAGTACTGCCAATAAAACGATGCTAGAAAGTGAAGAACGATGTGGATGTTTCTATTGTGTTAGTATCTTCTCACCGAGAGAAATAACTGAATGGAGCATAGATTATCGAGATAAGACAGCCATTTGTCCATACTGTGGTATCGACGCTGTCATAGGAGAATCGGTTGGATATCCACTTACAAAAGAATCATTAGAGAAAATGCACAATCACTGGTTCTAA
- a CDS encoding restriction endonuclease subunit S — protein MIKQGEQRLVPKLRFKGFSEDWEQCKLGELGKDYSGLTGKTKKDFGHGESLYVPYKNIFNNHIVDVDNLEKVNVSSKQNKVKYGDIFFTISSEVPEEVGMSSVIGKDINNLYLNSFSFGLRPYEKSELDMIFSSYLFRTLTFRKKMYILAQGISRYNISKANVMKLEIALPSVNEQKKIGRLLYKLDSMITLHNLKKEKIEKLKLDLVRRLDFSLIEESDEVVLGDLIEIKSGYGFKSEEFSNNGIPLVRISDIDSGIVKKPGTFIKEDSKYIDFLIKSGDYLIAMSGATTGKIGRYTLNHDAYCNQRIGIIRGIENKIDNNYLEYVLHSSKFQHYISTQWGAGAQPNINLKQIKDYKLRLPKLSEQKLIGSIFANLNRQKDIHKVEQLLSLKELYLNKLFI, from the coding sequence ATGATAAAACAAGGTGAACAGAGACTAGTGCCGAAGCTAAGATTCAAAGGATTCAGTGAAGATTGGGAGCAGTGTAAGTTGGGAGAACTAGGGAAAGATTATTCAGGTCTAACTGGTAAAACAAAAAAAGATTTTGGACATGGCGAATCTTTATACGTTCCATATAAAAATATATTCAATAATCATATTGTTGATGTAGATAATTTAGAAAAAGTGAATGTTAGCAGTAAACAAAATAAAGTTAAGTATGGAGATATATTTTTTACAATTTCTTCTGAAGTACCAGAAGAAGTTGGTATGTCTTCGGTAATAGGGAAAGATATCAACAATCTCTATTTAAATAGTTTTTCATTTGGTTTAAGGCCCTATGAAAAATCAGAATTAGATATGATTTTTTCTAGTTATTTATTCCGAACTTTAACCTTTAGAAAGAAAATGTATATACTTGCACAAGGAATATCTAGATATAATATTTCTAAAGCTAATGTTATGAAATTAGAGATTGCATTACCGAGTGTTAATGAACAGAAAAAGATTGGCAGATTGCTTTATAAACTAGATTCTATGATTACTCTTCATAATCTAAAAAAGGAAAAAATTGAAAAATTAAAACTTGATTTAGTAAGACGATTAGATTTTTCTTTAATTGAAGAAAGTGATGAGGTGGTTTTAGGGGACTTAATTGAAATAAAATCAGGATACGGCTTTAAAAGTGAAGAGTTTTCTAATAATGGTATTCCATTAGTTAGAATTTCAGATATTGACTCTGGAATCGTTAAGAAGCCAGGCACTTTCATAAAAGAAGACTCTAAGTACATAGATTTTCTTATCAAAAGCGGTGATTATTTAATCGCTATGTCAGGTGCAACTACTGGCAAAATTGGAAGATACACTTTAAATCATGATGCTTATTGTAATCAAAGAATAGGTATTATACGTGGTATAGAAAATAAAATAGATAATAATTATCTTGAATATGTTTTACACAGTTCCAAATTTCAGCACTATATATCTACACAATGGGGTGCTGGGGCTCAACCAAATATCAACTTAAAACAAATAAAGGATTACAAATTAAGACTACCTAAACTTTCAGAACAAAAATTAATAGGTAGCATTTTCGCAAATTTAAACAGACAGAAAGATATCCATAAAGTTGAACAACTTCTATCCCTCAAAGAGTTGTACCTAAACAAATTATTTATCTAG
- a CDS encoding ABC transporter ATP-binding protein, which produces MLKLENISKTYGKGDTQTEVLEDINLKVDSGELVVLYGPSGSGKSTLLSIIGALLSPTDGKIIMDGDDWTSYKDSEMTDLRLGEIGFIFQESHLLPYLKVREQLEFVGREAGMGKKEAKARAEEILKLFGLEHRLDHYQKSLSGGEQQRVAIARAFMNNPSLILADEPTASLDFERAVQVVEVIQQRVKENGAACIMITHDQRIFKYADRLYVLKGGKLQEEKIQDKESA; this is translated from the coding sequence GTGTTAAAGCTAGAGAATATATCAAAAACTTACGGTAAAGGTGATACTCAAACTGAAGTGCTAGAAGATATCAACTTAAAAGTCGACAGTGGAGAACTCGTCGTATTATATGGACCGTCCGGTTCAGGGAAAAGTACGCTACTATCGATTATCGGTGCTCTTTTATCCCCAACAGATGGAAAGATTATTATGGATGGAGACGACTGGACGTCTTATAAAGATAGCGAAATGACAGACTTACGGCTCGGAGAAATCGGGTTTATATTTCAAGAGTCGCACCTACTGCCGTACTTAAAAGTCCGAGAGCAACTCGAGTTCGTCGGACGTGAAGCGGGCATGGGTAAGAAAGAAGCAAAAGCACGTGCTGAAGAAATTCTTAAACTATTTGGACTTGAGCACCGACTCGACCATTATCAAAAATCATTATCTGGTGGTGAACAACAACGCGTCGCAATTGCTCGTGCGTTTATGAATAACCCGTCACTTATATTAGCAGATGAACCAACCGCATCACTCGATTTCGAGCGCGCAGTACAAGTCGTCGAAGTTATCCAACAGCGCGTCAAAGAAAACGGCGCAGCATGCATCATGATTACTCACGACCAGCGCATCTTTAAATACGCAGATCGCCTATACGTCTTAAAAGGCGGTAAGTTACAAGAAGAAAAAATACAAGATAAAGAAAGCGCATAG
- a CDS encoding site-specific integrase, which translates to MVRKLSKNRLFHSYFKDWVELYKVGAVRDVTLNKYNITYRRLKELAPNLKISQLNRMTYQKLINDYALTHEKQTTMDFHHQVKAAILDAVDEGLIERDPTRKAVIKGKNPGDKKQKYLNQSELQTLISTLELKSVINRDWFILLVAKTGLRFSEALALTPNDFDFKNQTLSINKSWNYKNKRGGFIPTKNESSNRKIQLDWQTCMHFSNLTIGLPKDRPMFIRRRIFNSTINDYLKRKCTDAGIPVISIHGLRHTHASLLLFAGVSIASVSRRLGHSNITTTQQTYLHIIRELENKDNHKMMQFLATIV; encoded by the coding sequence ATGGTTAGAAAATTAAGTAAGAATCGTTTGTTTCACAGTTATTTTAAGGATTGGGTGGAACTCTATAAAGTTGGAGCAGTTAGGGATGTAACTTTAAATAAGTACAATATCACCTATCGTCGACTTAAAGAGTTAGCGCCTAATTTAAAGATATCTCAGCTGAACAGAATGACGTATCAAAAGTTGATTAATGATTATGCTTTAACCCACGAAAAACAGACGACAATGGATTTTCATCATCAAGTTAAAGCTGCTATTTTAGATGCTGTAGACGAGGGTTTAATTGAAAGAGATCCAACTAGAAAAGCAGTAATTAAAGGGAAGAATCCAGGTGATAAGAAACAAAAGTATTTAAACCAAAGTGAGTTACAAACTCTTATTTCTACTTTAGAACTTAAGAGTGTGATAAATAGAGATTGGTTTATACTACTCGTTGCTAAAACAGGACTTCGATTCTCTGAAGCACTTGCACTTACTCCAAACGATTTTGATTTTAAGAACCAAACATTATCAATAAACAAATCTTGGAACTACAAAAATAAGAGAGGTGGGTTTATACCAACAAAGAATGAGTCATCTAATCGTAAAATACAACTAGATTGGCAAACATGTATGCATTTTTCGAACTTAACTATAGGTCTACCAAAAGATAGACCAATGTTCATCAGGCGAAGAATATTTAACTCAACAATTAATGACTATCTAAAAAGAAAATGCACAGATGCTGGAATACCAGTAATTTCAATCCATGGACTTAGACATACACATGCATCGTTATTATTATTTGCAGGTGTATCGATTGCAAGTGTATCAAGAAGACTTGGGCACTCAAACATAACGACAACTCAGCAAACATATTTACACATTATTAGAGAATTAGAAAATAAAGACAATCATAAAATGATGCAATTCCTAGCGACTATAGTATAA
- a CDS encoding response regulator transcription factor: MVNILIVDDEASLRDMVASKLKPDYTPFLAEDAMQAFDILQDEDIHLAVVDVMMPYMNGFELCKHIKNDYDIPVIMLTARSELYDKREAYQAGTDDYMTKPFEPEELKFRIEAVLSRYGQSSSTTIGNVTLDSKAYLIEVDSETLYFPRKEFELLENLFINYPNVCSRDMLIEEIWGYDFEGDERTVDVHIKRVRKRLSAVNSRIEIKTVRGIGYQVHEL; encoded by the coding sequence ATGGTTAACATTTTAATTGTAGACGACGAAGCGTCCCTTCGTGATATGGTCGCATCAAAGTTAAAGCCTGACTACACGCCGTTTCTAGCCGAAGACGCAATGCAGGCTTTCGATATTTTACAAGATGAAGATATACACCTCGCTGTTGTCGACGTCATGATGCCGTATATGAACGGCTTTGAGCTTTGTAAGCATATAAAAAATGATTACGATATACCGGTCATTATGCTTACAGCGAGAAGTGAATTATATGATAAACGTGAAGCGTATCAAGCTGGAACGGATGATTATATGACGAAACCATTTGAACCAGAAGAGTTAAAATTTAGAATTGAAGCGGTCCTTTCAAGATACGGTCAATCATCAAGTACGACGATTGGGAATGTCACTTTAGATAGTAAAGCGTACTTAATTGAAGTCGATTCTGAAACACTATATTTCCCGAGAAAAGAATTCGAGTTGCTCGAGAATCTTTTCATAAATTATCCGAATGTATGTAGTAGAGATATGCTCATTGAAGAAATTTGGGGATATGACTTTGAAGGTGACGAACGTACAGTAGACGTGCATATTAAACGTGTGAGAAAACGACTCAGTGCTGTAAACTCTCGTATTGAGATTAAAACAGTGCGCGGGATTGGATATCAAGTCCATGAACTTTAA
- a CDS encoding nuclease-related domain-containing protein, producing MLERSFAHQQLRALKWRLPLDDDSKYYLERLERGFEGENEFSEILASYNTCTSIHDFTFEIDGSTRQIDTVFLSNNECILFEVKNYIGDFIYKEDEFYVYHNMQKIPSPVRQVDEASSKFRELLQRIGVRKSVRHYVVFINEEFHLYNAPDHLSIITRAQLRRVLDNLARNRDAVSDTTLQLKEKLLAHNIKDTRPAQVIYQYDHLKKNVFCYNDGTPLHLSGRNSFSCETCDLKTSVKEIVLETARDFSVIFPTEKITVPALIDFSGGVLTKHNLQKVLTEECVRHNKGRGTHYTLR from the coding sequence ATGTTGGAAAGAAGTTTTGCGCATCAGCAGTTGCGTGCGTTAAAGTGGCGATTACCATTAGATGATGATTCTAAATATTACTTAGAGCGATTAGAGCGTGGGTTTGAAGGTGAAAATGAGTTTTCTGAGATTTTAGCTTCGTATAATACGTGTACAAGTATCCATGATTTTACGTTTGAAATTGATGGCTCTACACGTCAAATCGATACTGTTTTTTTATCTAATAATGAATGTATACTGTTTGAAGTGAAAAACTACATTGGTGATTTTATTTATAAAGAAGATGAGTTTTATGTATATCATAATATGCAAAAAATCCCGTCACCTGTAAGGCAAGTCGATGAAGCATCGAGTAAATTTCGGGAGTTATTGCAGCGTATCGGCGTACGAAAATCGGTGCGGCATTATGTCGTGTTTATAAACGAAGAATTCCATTTGTATAATGCACCGGATCACCTATCGATTATTACGCGTGCACAACTGAGGCGCGTTCTAGACAATTTGGCTAGAAACCGAGATGCTGTGAGTGATACCACTCTTCAGTTAAAGGAAAAGTTACTCGCGCATAATATAAAAGACACTCGCCCCGCACAAGTAATCTATCAATACGATCATTTAAAGAAAAATGTATTTTGCTATAACGATGGTACTCCGCTTCACCTATCTGGGCGAAATTCTTTTTCTTGCGAGACATGCGATTTGAAAACCTCAGTAAAAGAAATAGTTCTTGAAACCGCTCGGGACTTCTCTGTCATTTTTCCGACAGAGAAAATTACTGTACCCGCACTCATCGACTTCTCAGGCGGGGTACTCACAAAACACAATTTACAAAAAGTATTAACTGAAGAATGCGTGCGTCATAACAAAGGTCGCGGTACGCATTATACATTACGATGA
- a CDS encoding rhodanese-like domain-containing protein produces the protein MEQLEMLNFTKDELQKLADNKQLIDVRSKEEYDEVHIPGAILYPLDEIETFDLPKDREYYAYCRSGKRSEMASQYLEQLGYEFKNLNGGIIAYVSEVK, from the coding sequence ATGGAACAGTTAGAAATGCTAAATTTTACTAAAGATGAATTACAAAAACTCGCGGACAACAAGCAGTTAATCGATGTGCGTTCAAAAGAAGAATACGATGAAGTACACATACCAGGTGCGATACTATACCCTCTTGACGAAATCGAGACGTTTGATTTACCGAAAGACCGCGAATATTATGCATATTGCCGCTCTGGAAAACGCAGTGAAATGGCATCACAATACTTAGAACAACTCGGTTACGAATTTAAAAACTTAAACGGTGGAATAATTGCATACGTCAGTGAAGTAAAGTAA